The proteins below are encoded in one region of Chelonia mydas isolate rCheMyd1 chromosome 11, rCheMyd1.pri.v2, whole genome shotgun sequence:
- the METAP1D gene encoding methionine aminopeptidase 1D, mitochondrial isoform X2, with translation MAAPRAACTLLSGAESVVFSFSSTLVKRLSQIRRRQKRTFDDMFNEIVNAFGTADTEQRAKRISLSEKLDMDMASRRPVQESEHGVQQESCGFCKDSVEVSSRPSGETPEARLPLQPLQNGIPANPPGGEEGKCYIPSTQHWGRVLRVKAAHMMMFDRQGHCAFKDNIDVFFPSHFYSTVCPRLNYLSDLSVSICLCNKSAGPENEIIFITSHNRGRGERESTGKLRQQKGFAGDRNPVGTARFTVWEDTTQEAVHSTWSLLNQVFKASLSCSAPC, from the coding sequence CTGAAAGTGTGGTCTTCAGCTTTTCCTCCACACTGGTGAAGAGGTTGTCCCAGATTAGAAGAAGGCAAAAGAGAACATTTGACGACATGTTCAATGAGATTGTGAACGCCTTTGGGACAGCAGACACTGAGCAGAGAGCGAAGAGGATttctctctctgaaaaactggacatggacATGGCGAGCAGGAGACCAGTCCAGGAGAGTGAGCATGGCGTGCAGCAGGAAAGCTGTGGATTCTGCAAGGATTCTGTTGAGGTTTCTAGTAGACCTTCAGGAGAAACACCTGAGGCTAGACTCCCTCTACAGCCCCTGCAGAATGGCATTCCTGCAAATCCTCCAGGAGGTGAGGAGGGAAAATGCTATATCCCTTCTACTCAACACTGGGGGAGGGTCCTAAGAGTAAAAGCTGCACATATGATGATGTTTGACAGGCAAGGCCACTGTGCTTTTAAAGACAATATTGAtgtgtttttcccctcccacttttaTTCCACTGTCTGTCCAAGATTAAATTATCTTTCTGATCTTTCAGTTTCAATATGTTTGTGCAATAAAAGTGCAGGTCCTGAGAATGAAATAATCTTTATTACTTCACACaatagggggaggggagaaagagaaagtacagggaaactgaggcaacagaAGGGATTTGCTGGAGACAGAAACCCAGTAGGCACCGCAAGGTTCACAGTATGGGAAGACACAACTCAAGAAGCAGTGCACAGTACTTGGTCATTACTAAATCAGGTTTTTAAAGCCTCTCTGAGTTGCAGTGCTCCATGCTGA